ATCATATATAGTTGGGTTCGCAACTCTgaataaaaatatgtgtttcctCTGAGTCTTAAATCATAAAGTATCCACATTATTCCAACACTTCTGTCTCATAATGTTACGGTATGTTTTGCTTTTTCAATGCTGTTAGCCCTACTTCCCCATCAAGGTGGAAGTATTTTAGAAACTGCTTTTCTCTTATTAAGGctgcagtttgttgttgttgttttttcaatgTAATTTTTACAACAAGAATATATCTGGTCACATGTATGATATATTAGCAATATATGTCAGTATGTGAGTGGAATATGGTACGAGAACATCAAATACTTTACCTAATGACCCTATTGTTATATTGTGTCAAACATGCATTTCTCTAATGTATACAATCATGATTGCTATTGGTTCTAAATAGAGCAGCAACTAGCAATTAATTTCATTAATTTCTATCCATCAATTATCAATTTGCTAATAATGAAATCTGTCAAAAAAGATTAAGAAGGGCAAcccattttaaatattatttcagaACATATATACTGTTCATCATATACATAATATTTGGggtttttcattttgaaaaaaaagattcattATTTGTCAAAATAGCTGCAGATTATTTTGTGTAGATATGTTTGGAATAAAACAAACAGCTTTTGGCAGTGAGCTCAGACTTGGGCCCTATACTGTTCCCCTCAtttactaaaataaaaatagaatacATCTATAGAAGCAAAAgagtttaatttaaatttaaaagatACCCATTATAAAGAGTGCAGATAAACACGCATCATTTTAATTGACAGTTGTTTTACGCatcataaaaaaatgaaatgtataaGTTACAGATTAGTGTCAGTGAACGTATGCTTAATTAATAACACTGTGCAGATGGTAAACAACACAGTCACCAAAAACAAATAACATCTCGATTAGCAGCCCTTGTAATCATGTCCTATATGAAGTGGCTAATACTAGTATACTTTGTTGCTCTTTATGGTAAGTCCATCAAGCTTTGTTGAGTGTAAAGTTCCTCTGTGATCTGGTACACCTCAGAGATAAGAGGTAGAGCTTCCCCGAGCTTGGCCACCACCTGCTCCGTGGGGCCGACGTTCATCACCTCGAAGAAAGCAAGGCGCCCCGGGAGCATGCAGAACGCCATGCCTGCAGCCTTGCGGACCACCCAGGGGTGGAACTGGGACAGAGACTCATTGTAGGCCTCTGAACACATGACAGACGACTTGCCTTCCTCACTGCTGGTGCGCAGGCGCTCCAGGAAGAGCTCCAGCCACCTCAGTGCACGGTGGAGCCTCAGGAGGGTGCGGCAGCCGGACTCTGGATGTCTGCCTCTCTTGGTCAGGTCCACTAGGTCGTTCTCCAGCTCATACTTGACCATTGACTGGACAGTGACATACTGAGAACCGTTCTCACCATTCAGGAGGGTCACCAGGATGTGGATCTTGTTGACAGCATCCTTGGCGATGAATCCAAAAACGCTCCCCAAGCTGTTCAGAAATCTAGTGATGGGATAAACGAAACAGTTTGCATACCTGACACTTTCCAGACTGTCTCAGCTGAGTATAGTATGTACCACACACTTACTTTATAAGACCACGCCACCCTGCGACGTAGTGTTCAAGATAGACTTCCTTGTTCTCCGACAAACACAACTTGAAAGTGTCGAGCACCTCCTGCAAGCAGAATTTCTGGTCTTCTTCAGTGCCAGTCATGGTTTTCTATACGGAAGTGCTCTCGACAAAAGCCAAAAGGCAACAAATGAATGTACAAATGTGACGAACGGCTACCAACAAACTGGAGGTCGTAACTCATGTAAGTATTGAGGTGTAAGTCCAGAGACCAAACACCTCACCTGCAAAAAACAATTCGGAGAAAAGAAAGGACATTTAAGCGAGAGTCTTCATCTCAGTGGACCGACAGGTCATTCCCACTCCCCCTCTAGTGCGCAGACTCGAGCCGGAAAACACCGGAATCTGAAACAtttcctttaaaataaaagcgcTCGCTTCGCTGTTATACGGAGCATATAAACTAGCTCCCATGAGATAAATTAACGTCAGGGGGACCACATACACTACGTGGCCTGCCGAGACTGTGCTTTTACAATAACATCGCCAAAGAAACAGTGAAGAAGCGAAAAAAATCTAACAGTGAAATGCGGAATGCAAAATGCAAacatctttttgcttttttattattgtttataaaAATACTGGAATCAACCTTTAAAATGTATGCGttgtataaatacatgtaaaacAAAAGCACACCAACTCAACAAGCTGTGCATTCAACTCCTGTAACATGGTTTGCAgaatgctttttttattttgaaggtgctACCCGGAAGTGAGTATCTTGGCTctggtaaaaagaaagaaaaaaaagcctggACTCGAAATGACCCACATGCAGTTATGCAAGTTAGACAAATATCTTTGTAAACAAGGTGTTTTCCCATCGGAACCAGACCGGAATCCCGGGTCATTTTTATGTCTTCAACATCAGGCTGAGAAAATAtgcctgaaataaaaataacaccACTCGGTGAGTAACGTTGACGCCACAGTGAGGAAGGAGCTAGCATCTTCTCTGCTAGTTCCGTCAGCAATACATGTGGCTGTAACCTTTTGACGTTGCATGTCATCTAAGTGTTTGGCGCTTAAGTAGTAGCtataacttttgtttttttctgtcgtgATGTTTGAAAACACTTCGTAAGTTCCACCCGTCGCGGCCAGTAGCCGCTGTTAGCTGGCGAAGCTAACTTTGTTGCGCGTTGATTGTGAGTTGCTTTTTTAAAGCTTTCTCTCAACTTGTCTGTTCCCTCTCCAAGGTGCTGGACAGGACGTCGGCCGCAGCTGCATCCTCGTCTCTATTGGAGGCAAAAACATAATGCTTGATTGTGGGATGCACATGGGATACAATGATGACGTAAGTGAACTAGCTTACATTTCAAAATAACTGTAAGATAAACCGCAATGTCATGATTTTATTTTCTTCGTTTTGGTTTAATTTCAGAAAAACTAAAGAGAAGACGAAAGTTGACTCCACATGTGAAAACAGAAATTATAAAACGATATAGCTAACACAAGCAACTTGTTATGCACTAAGCTGAAGCAAAAAAATCTAAACATTTTATAGTTGCAGCTTCTTAAATGTGAGGATTTAAGTTACAGTCTAAATTACAGTCTAATCCCCATTAAATGCAAATCTGTATTGTCGTTGCAGAGACGTTTCCCAGACTTTTCGTATATAACCCAGAATGGGCGTCTGACTGAATTTCTGGACTGTGTGATCATCAGGTTTGTGGTCCTAATATTCATAGtatgtagtttattttctctctcactaATATGgatacaataaatacaacagTTCAGTGTTTTTTACATGGCTACCTGTTCCTCTCTCAGCCATTTCCACTTGGACCACTGTGGCGCTCTGCCCTTTATGAGTGAGATGGTGGGCTACGATGGGCCCATCTACATGACCCATCCCACCAAGGCCATCTGTCCCATTTTGCTGGAGGACTTCCGGAAGATCACCGTCGACAAGAAAGGAGAAACCAACTTCTTCACCTCACAGATGATCAAGGACTGCATGAAGAAAGTAGTACCTTTGAACCTGCACCAGACCGTCCAGGTGCAGTGCTCCTATCATATTTGAAGACATCCATCTATTAATAATTTCGGCACCAGCTGCTCGTCTCTTTTGATGGCAAATCAAGCTGTTTCTGTTGTGCTGCTTGCAGGTGGATGATGAGCTGGAGATCAAGGCGTACTATGCAGGCCATGTCCTTGGAGCTGCCATGGTGCTCATCAAAGTGGGATTAGAGTCTTTGGTCTACACTGTGAGTGTCAACAAGTCTGCACTTTGTCAGAGTCCATATCAGAGAGTGAACTTGACAGACAGGATCTCATTATGTCTTTTAATTTTTAGGGAGACTATAACATGACACCTGACAGGCATTTAGGGTATGTGTCCTTTACTGTATTTAATGATTATATGCAGGACTTTACACCTACAGTCTCTTTATCCTTGTGTTTGTATATTTGCAGTGCTGCATGGATCGACAAGTGCCGTCCAGACATCCTCATCTCAGAGTCGACATATGCCACCACCATCCGGGACTCCaagagatgcagagagagagactttttgAAAAAAGTGCATGAAATcatagaaagaggaggaaaggtaATTTTCAGAGATAGTGGGATTCTGTATTTTGGAATGTTTATAGAGAGAAAGTTTGGATTTTTACAAATTTGGGCTTTCTCATCTTTTCAGGTTCTCATTCCAGTTTTTGCCCTCGGAAGAGCACAAGAACTCTGCATCCTGTTGGAAACATTTtggtgggtttttttcttctaaagaagTTAAACTTACATAAGCTGTTTTATATGACCTTGAACATCAGTACAGGTTTGTGCTTGTAAATGCACATCTGTAAACACTATGAATAAGAGAGCAATGCTAATAGAGAAATGGATGTGAGGAGATGAACACTGGTCTCTATATATGAATGATGACAGATATTTTTGTGGTTCATAATGTTTGATGTTCCAATTTAGTAAAGGTGTCTGGAATAATAATTTAAGAAGGCAGATATCTTAAATAGCTGAATTCATTTTAATACGCTTGATGGAATAATGCTGGTAATCTTGAAAACTTTTGTTATAATAAGTGCCGGCTAATTGGAAAGACACTAATTACCTCCTCTCCTCAAACAGGGAAAGAATGAACCTAAAGGCCCCGATCTACTTCTCCACTGGGCTGACGGAAAAAGCGAATCATTATTACAAGCTTTTCATAACATGGACCAACCAGAAGATTCGAAAAACCTTTGTACAAAGAAACATGTTTGAATTCAAGCACATCAAGCCTTTTGATCGCTCCTATGCGGATAATCCTGGACCTAtggtaagtttaaaaaaattaatttgtcCTCAGCATGAAATTTCAATTGGCAGTGAACTACAACAATATGTGGACCTTTCAGGTGGTGTTTGCCACACCAGGTATGCTGCATGCTGGCCAGTCTTTGCAAATCTTCAAGAAATGGGCTGGCAATGAGAAAAACATGGTGAGTCTCAAGAGAAAATggaagatgttttttctttttgttcggTTTGTTTTATGAACAACATGTTTCGCCACTTTTAGGTCATCATGCCTGGGTATTGTGTA
The genomic region above belongs to Pseudoliparis swirei isolate HS2019 ecotype Mariana Trench chromosome 9, NWPU_hadal_v1, whole genome shotgun sequence and contains:
- the cptp gene encoding ceramide-1-phosphate transfer protein, which encodes MTGTEEDQKFCLQEVLDTFKLCLSENKEVYLEHYVAGWRGLIKFLNSLGSVFGFIAKDAVNKIHILVTLLNGENGSQYVTVQSMVKYELENDLVDLTKRGRHPESGCRTLLRLHRALRWLELFLERLRTSSEEGKSSVMCSEAYNESLSQFHPWVVRKAAGMAFCMLPGRLAFFEVMNVGPTEQVVAKLGEALPLISEVYQITEELYTQQSLMDLP
- the ints11 gene encoding integrator complex subunit 11; this encodes MPEIKITPLGAGQDVGRSCILVSIGGKNIMLDCGMHMGYNDDRRFPDFSYITQNGRLTEFLDCVIISHFHLDHCGALPFMSEMVGYDGPIYMTHPTKAICPILLEDFRKITVDKKGETNFFTSQMIKDCMKKVVPLNLHQTVQVDDELEIKAYYAGHVLGAAMVLIKVGLESLVYTGDYNMTPDRHLGAAWIDKCRPDILISESTYATTIRDSKRCRERDFLKKVHEIIERGGKVLIPVFALGRAQELCILLETFWERMNLKAPIYFSTGLTEKANHYYKLFITWTNQKIRKTFVQRNMFEFKHIKPFDRSYADNPGPMVVFATPGMLHAGQSLQIFKKWAGNEKNMVIMPGYCVQGTIGHKILNGQRKLEMEGRATLEVKLQVEYMSFSAHADAKGIMQLIRMAEPRNMLLVHGEALKMEFLKGKIEQEFSVDCHMPANGETVTVTTNPSVPVDISLNLLKREMALGGPLPDPKKPRTMHGTLIMKENSLKLVSSEQALKELGLNEHQLRFTCRVPLQDPQSDPDTLHRIYLHLKSVLKGYTIQHLPDGTVMVESIVIKVSSSAEDPDTKVLLLSWSYQDEDLGSFLSTLLKKGLPSGLC